Proteins encoded by one window of Arabidopsis thaliana chromosome 2, partial sequence:
- the BUBR1 gene encoding BUB1-related (BUB1: budding uninhibited by benzymidazol 1) (BUB1-related (BUB1: budding uninhibited by benzymidazol 1) (BUBR1); FUNCTIONS IN: molecular_function unknown; INVOLVED IN: mitotic cell cycle spindle assembly checkpoint; LOCATED IN: chromocenter, kinetochore; EXPRESSED IN: 13 plant structures; EXPRESSED DURING: 6 growth stages; CONTAINS InterPro DOMAIN/s: Mitotic checkpoint serine/threonine protein kinase, Bub1 (InterPro:IPR015661), Mad3/BUB1 homology region 1 (InterPro:IPR013212); BEST Arabidopsis thaliana protein match is: Mad3/BUB1 homology region 1 (TAIR:AT5G05510.1).), with the protein MAAETKVQVSDPEAEFLNSKQETGYEWELFKENVRPLKRGRNVGILNHALKSHSDHQLRKNLIEKRRNLIEAIDEYEGDDPLSPWIECIKWVQEAFPPGGECSGLLVIYEQCVRKFWHSERYKDDLRYLKVWLEYAEHCADAEVIYKFLEVNEIGKTHAVYYIAYALHIEFKNKVKTANEIFNLGISRDAKPVEKLNDAYKKFMVRTMRRSNTADEQEPKENNDLPSRSFGTLLSRGDNNARRQALGSSNPQAKKLKPNQSSKTPFAIYADAVSDTTSGNQPESDKSRPEFGSWLMLGGRAERNKENNSLPRKWASFKVPQKPIVRTVAAASASTFEVFVDEEECTEEEEEKKKNDETISSSSNVLPLNGGREIKKETELLRQNPLRHFPPNSFLR; encoded by the exons ATGGCAGCCGAAACGAAGGTTCAGGTTTCAGATCCAGAGGCAGAGTTTCTTAATTCGAAGCAGGAGACTGGATACGAGTGGGAGCTTTTCAAGGAGAACGTCCGGCCATTGAAGAGAGGTCGCAATGTTGGTATTCTCAACCACGCTCTCAAATCTCACTCTGACCACCAATTGAGAAAGAATCTCATCGAGAAACGCAG GAATTTGATTGAAGCCATTGATGAGTATGAAGGAGATGACCCTTTATCTCCATGGATAGA GTGTATAAAATGGGTACAAGAGGCTTTTCCACCAGGAGGAGAATGTTCAGGACTGTTAGTGATATATGAGCAATGTGTTCGTAAATTTTGGCACTCTGAACGTTACAAGGATGATCTTCGTTATCTTAAAGTCTGGTTGGAATAT GCGGAGCATTGCGCTGATGCGGAAGTGATTTACAAGTTTTTGGAGGTCAATGAGATTGGAAAGACACATGCTGTCTACTATATAGCTTATGCTTTGCACATTGAGTTTAAGAATAAGGTCAAAACTGCTAATGAGATCTTCAATCTTGGAATCTCTAG GGATGCAAAGCCAGTGGAAAAGTTGAATGACGCGTACAAGAAGTTTATGGTGAGAACGATGAGAAGGTCCAACACAGCTGATGAA CAGGAACCAAAGGAGAATAATGACTTACCGTCAAGAAGCTTTGGCACTTTATTGTCCAGGGGAGATAATA ATGCAAGAAGGCAGGCGTTAGGAAGTTCTAACCCACAAGCCAAAAAGCTAAAGCCAAATCA ATCATCCAAGACACCTTTTGCTATCTACGCAGATGCAGTTTCAGACACCACATCAGGGAATCAACCAGAGTCAGACAAGTCAAGACCAGAGTTTGGTAGTTGGCTCATGCTTGGAGGCAGAGCAGAgaggaacaaagaaaacaattctTTACCTAGAAAATGGGCATCATTCAAG GTTCCTCAGAAACCCATTGTGAGAACTGTTGCAGCAGCATCTGCTTCCACCTTTGAGGTTTTtgtcgatgaagaagaatgtaCAGA agaggaagaagaaaagaagaagaatgatgaaactatctcatcatcatcaaacgtTCTGCCCCTTAATGGCGGCCGTGAGATAAAAAA AGAAACAGAGCTGCTACGACAGAACCCTTTAAGACATTTCCCACCCAACAGCTTCCTACGATGA
- a CDS encoding subtilisin-like protease (unknown protein; Has 31 Blast hits to 31 proteins in 12 species: Archae - 0; Bacteria - 0; Metazoa - 0; Fungi - 0; Plants - 31; Viruses - 0; Other Eukaryotes - 0 (source: NCBI BLink).) has translation MVKQCSPAHNIFERVSKCYVEKQQPHDVSIPNIRLTVSATGLAFGSVHQANANQNQIACFYFSCNFSSKSNHHQSQAIVREEIQKNLRPVRIVGHQSMASSWRRSIGNVRSFIGNSMGGLRGGQSAASWVVAGTIAYFLWIKPEQDLKKEQEARAALAMADTNQYVEKRKPIADPQVTGLIYGNKNGTDKSED, from the exons ATGGTAAAACAATGTTCTCCGGCCCACAATATATTTGAGCGGGTCTCCAAATGTTACGTGGAGAAACAACAGCCGCATGATGTGTCAATCCCAAACATCAGATTAACCGTCTCGGCGACCGGTTTAGCCTTTGGCAGTGTTCACCAAGCAAATgcgaatcaaaatcaaatcgcCTGCTTTTACTTTTCTTGCAATTTCAGTTCCAAATCGAATCATCATCAAAGTCAAGCAATTGTCAGAGAAGAGATCCAGAAGAACCTTAGACCAGTTCGTATAGTTGGGCATCAATCAATGGCTAGCAGCTGGAGAAGATCAATTGGAAACGTGAGATCTTTCATCGGTAATTCCATGGGAGGTCTTAGAGGTGGTCAGAGTGCCGCTTCTTGGGTCGTCGCCGGAACTATTGCTTACTTTCTCTGGATTAAGCCAGAACAAGATCTTAAAAAGGAACAAGAG GCTAGGGCAGCTCTTGCAATGGCTGATACTAATCAATACGTTGAGAAGAGGAAACCAATCGCTGACCCTCAG GTTACTGGTTTGATATATGGAAACAAGAACGGAACTGATAAGTCAGAAGATTGA
- the GALS1 gene encoding glycosyltransferase family protein (DUF23) (Domain of unknown function (DUF23); CONTAINS InterPro DOMAIN/s: Protein of unknown function DUF23 (InterPro:IPR008166); BEST Arabidopsis thaliana protein match is: Domain of unknown function (DUF23) (TAIR:AT5G44670.1); Has 195 Blast hits to 195 proteins in 24 species: Archae - 2; Bacteria - 7; Metazoa - 43; Fungi - 0; Plants - 139; Viruses - 0; Other Eukaryotes - 4 (source: NCBI BLink).) — MRKEVLPPVLSTTTVCFEKKPIIATLLALSLVMIVWNLPPYYHNLISTARPCSAVTTTTTTTLLSSSNFTSAENFTTSLSTTTAAASQKYDSTPSDPNKRVFQPFGNAAALFVLMGAYRGGPTTFSVIGLASKPIHVYGKPWYKCEWISNNGTSIRAKAQKILPDWGYGRVYTVVVVNCTFNSNPNSDNTGGKLILNAYYNESPKLFERFTTLEESAGIYDESKYSPPYQYDYLYCGSSLYGNVSASRMREWMAYHAWFFGDKSHFVFHDAGGVSPEVRKVLEPWIRAGRVTVQNIRDQSQYDGYYYNQFLIVNDCLHRYRYAANWTFFFDVDEYIYLPHGNTLESVLDEFSVNTQFTIEQNPMSSVLCINDSSQDYPRQWGFEKLLFKDSRTKIRRDRKYAIQAKNAFATGVHMSENIVGKTLHKTETKIRYYHYHNTITVHEELCREMLPNSAKKKVTLYNKLPYVYDDNMKKLVKTIKEFEQKKLGTDVKNFS, encoded by the exons atgaggaAGGAAGTTTTGCCGCCGGTGTTATCAACCACCACAGTATGTTTCGAGAAGAAACCAATAATTGCTACATTACtagctctctctctcgtcATGATTGTCTGGAACCTTCCTCCTTACTACCACAACCTCATCTCCACCGCTCGTCCCTGCTCCGccgtcaccaccaccaccaccaccaccttaCTCTCCTCATCGAACTTCACTTCGGCGGAGAATTTCACCACCTCTCTCTCAACGACAACTGCAGCAGCTTCTCAGAAGTACGATTCAACTCCCTCAGATCCGAACAAACGCGTTTTCCAACCGTTCGGAAACGCGGCGGCGTTATTCGTACTAATGGGAGCTTACCGCGGCGGTCCAACGACGTTTTCCGTTATCGGACTCGCGTCGAAACCGATCCACGTTTACGGAAAACCATGGTACAAGTGTGAGTGGATATCTAACAATGGAACTTCGATTCGAGCTAAAGCACAGAAGATTCTACCAGATTGGGGATACGGACGAGTCTACACCGTCGTCGTCGTCAATTGCACTTTCAATTCAAACCCTAACTCCGATAACACCGGAGGTAAACTCATTCTCAACGCTTACTACAACGAATCTCCCAAACTCTTTGAACGATTCACTACGTTAGAAGAATCAGCTGGAATCTACGACGAATCGAAATACTCGCCGCCGTATCAGTACGATTACCTCTATTGTGGCTCGTCACTGTACGGTAACGTGAGCGCGTCGCGTATGAGAGAGTGGATGGCTTACCACGCTTGGTTCTTTGGTGACAAATCGCATTTTGTTTTCCACGATGCTGGTGGTGTGTCGCCGGAAGTTAGGAAGGTTCTTGAGCCGTGGATTCGAGCTGGGAGGGTCACGGTTCAGAATATTCGGGATCAGTCGCAGTATGATGGTTACTACTATAATCAGTTTCTTATTGTTAATGATTGCTTGCATCGGTATCGATACGCTGCGAATTGGACCTTCTTCTTCGATGTCGATGAGTATATCTATTTGCCGCATGGTAATACACTCGAATCCGTGCTCGATGAGTTCTCGGTTAACACGCAGTTTACGATTGAGCAGAATCCAATGTCTAGTGTTCTTTGCATAAACGACTCTTCTCAAGATTATCCAAG GCAATGGGGATTTGAGAAATTGTTATTTAAGGATTCAAGGACGAAGATACGACGTGATAGAAAATATGCAATCCAAGCGAAGAACGCATTTGCTACAGGAGTTCATATGTCTGAAAACATTGTAGGCAAAACACTACACAAGACAGAGACAAAGATTCGTTATTACCATTACCACAACACCATAACTGTGCATGAGGAGCTTTGTAGAGAGATGTTACCAAATTCAGCCAAGAAGAAGGTGACATTGTACAATAAGCTTCCGTATGTGTATGATGACAACATGAAGAAGCTAGTGAAGACGATTAAAGAGTTTGAGCAGAAAAAACTTGGGACGGATGTGAAGAATTTCTCATGA
- the LYK5 gene encoding Protein kinase superfamily protein (Protein kinase superfamily protein; FUNCTIONS IN: kinase activity; INVOLVED IN: protein amino acid phosphorylation, cell wall macromolecule catabolic process; LOCATED IN: plasma membrane; EXPRESSED IN: 21 plant structures; EXPRESSED DURING: 13 growth stages; CONTAINS InterPro DOMAIN/s: Peptidoglycan-binding lysin domain (InterPro:IPR018392), Protein kinase, catalytic domain (InterPro:IPR000719), Serine/threonine-protein kinase-like domain (InterPro:IPR017442), Protein kinase-like domain (InterPro:IPR011009); BEST Arabidopsis thaliana protein match is: protein kinase family protein / peptidoglycan-binding LysM domain-containing protein (TAIR:AT2G23770.1); Has 102109 Blast hits to 101070 proteins in 4036 species: Archae - 73; Bacteria - 10993; Metazoa - 38718; Fungi - 7726; Plants - 30221; Viruses - 349; Other Eukaryotes - 14029 (source: NCBI BLink).) — MAACTLHALSVTLFLLLFFAVSPAKAQQPYVNNHQLACEVRVYDNITNGFTCNGPPSCRSYLTFWSQPPYNTADSIAKLLNVSAAEIQSINNLPTATTRIPTRELVVIPANCSCSSSSGGFYQHNATYNLSGNRGDETYFSVANDTYQALSTCQAMMSQNRYGERQLTPGLNLLVPLRCACPTAKQTTAGFKYLLTYLVAMGDSISGIAEMFNSTSAAITEGNELTSDNIFFFTPVLVPLTTEPTKIVISPSPPPPPVVATPPQTPVDPPGSSSSHKWIYIGIGIGAGLLLLLSILALCFYKRRSKKKSLPSSLPEENKLFDSSTKQSIPTTTTTQWSIDLSNSSEAFGLKSAIESLTLYRFNDLQSATSNFSDENRIKGSVYRATINGDDAAVKVIKGDVSSSEINLLKKLNHSNIIRLSGFCIREGTSYLVFEYSENGSISDWLHSSGKKSLTWKQRVEIARDVAEALDYLHNYITPPHIHKNLESTNILLDSNFRAKIANFGVARILDEGDLDLQLTRHVEGTQGYLAPEYVENGVITSKLDVFAFGVAVLELLSGREAVTIHKKKEGEEEVEMLCKVINSVLGGENVREKLKEFMDPSLGNEYPLELAYTMAQLAKSCVATDLNSRPSVTQVLTTLSMIVSSSIDWEPSDDLLRSGSLGN; from the coding sequence ATGGCTGCGTGTACACTCCACGCGCTCTCAGTCACCTTAttcctccttctcttctttgccgTGTCACCGGCGAAAGCTCAGCAACCGTACGTCAACAACCACCAGCTCGCCTGCGAGGTCCGTGTCTACGACAACATAACCAACGGATTCACATGTAACGGCCCACCTTCTTGCCGCTCATACCTCACTTTCTGGTCTCAACCACCGTACAACACGGCGGACTCAATCGCCAAACTCCTCAACGTCTCCGCCGCAGAGATCCAATCAATCAACAACCTCCCCACAGCCACCACCAGAATCCCAACCCGTGAATTAGTCGTGATCCCAGCTAACTGCTCCTGCTCCTCCTCCAGCGGAGGATTTTACCAACACAACGCCACTTACAATCTCTCCGGTAACAGAGGAGATGAAACCTATTTCTCAGTGGCTAACGATACTTACCAAGCTTTATCCACGTGTCAAGCCATGATGTCACAAAACCGTTACGGCGAGAGACAACTAACCCCCGGCTTAAACCTCCTTGTTCCTCTCCGATGTGCTTGTCCCACCGCCAAACAAACCACCGCCGGATTTAAATATCTCCTGACTTACTTAGTCGCCATGGGAGATAGTATCTCCGGCATCGCCGAGATGTTCAACAGCACATCCGCCGCCATAACCGAAGGTAACGAGCTTACATCAgacaatatcttcttcttcacaccGGTTCTAGTTCCTCTCACAACTGAACCTACCAAAATCGTTATATCTCCGtcgcctcctcctccacccGTTGTTGCTACGCCGCCTCAAACGCCAGTTGATCCTCcgggatcttcttcttctcacaaaTGGATCTACATCGGAATTGGAATCGGAGCTGGTTTGCTTCTCTTACTCTCAATCTTAGCTCTCTGCTTCTACAAACGAAGGTCTAAGAAGAAGTCATTACCGTCGTCGTTGCCGGAGGAGAACAAGCTCTTTGATTCATCAACCAAACAATCTATTCCCACAACAACAACGACTCAATGGTCAATAGATTTATCCAATTCATCAGAAGCTTTCGGTTTAAAATCCGCCATAGAATCTCTAACACTATACAGATTCAACGATCTTCAATCAGCTACTTCGAATTTCAGCGACGAAAACAGAATCAAAGGCTCTGTTTATCGCGCGACAATCAACGGCGACGATGCCGCTGTGAAAGTGATCAAAGGAGATGTTTCTTCCTCTGAGATCAATCTTTTGAAGAAGCTAAATCATTCTAATATCATCCGTCTCTCAGGTTTCTGTATCCGTGAAGGAACATCGTACCTCGTCTTCGAGTATTCAGAGAATGGATCGATCAGTGATTGGCTTCACTCGTCGGGCAAGaagagtttgacatggaaACAGAGAGTTGAAATAGCAAGGGATGTGGCAGAGGCGTTAGATTATCTCCATAACTATATAACTCCACCTCATATTCATAAGAACTTGGAATCAACAAACATACTTCTGGATTCTAATTTCAGAGCCAAGATTGCGAATTTCGGTGTTGCGAGGATTCTTGATGAAGGTGATCTTGATCTTCAGTTAACAAGACATGTTGAAGGAACACAAGGCTACTTAGCTCCAGAGTATGTGGAGAATGGAGTCATTACTTCGAAACTAGACGTGTTTGCTTTTGGAGTTGCGGTTCTTGAGCTTCTTTCGGGGAGAGAAGCAGTAACGATacataagaagaaggaaggagaagaagaagtggagaTGTTGTGTAAAGTGATAAACAGTGTGCTTGGAGGAGAGAATGTGAGAGAGAAGTTAAAAGAGTTTATGGATCCATCTCTAGGGAATGAGTATCCGTTGGAGCTGGCTTACACCATGGCTCAGCTTGCTAAGAGCTGTGTCGCAACTGATCTTAACTCGCGTCCATCTGTCACTCAGGTTCTAACCACGCTCTCAATGATCGTCTCCTCCTCCATCGATTGGGAGCCTTCTGATGACCTTCTTCGTTCCGGCTCTCTTGGCAACtag
- a CDS encoding subtilisin-like protease — translation MVKQCSPAHNIFERVSKCYVEKQQPHDVSIPNIRLTVSATGLAFGSVHQANANQNQIACFYFSCNFSSKSNHHQSQAIVREEIQKNLRPVRIVGHQSMASSWRRSIGNVRSFIGNSMGGLRGGQSAASWVVAGTIAYFLWIKPEQDLKKEQELSLV, via the exons ATGGTAAAACAATGTTCTCCGGCCCACAATATATTTGAGCGGGTCTCCAAATGTTACGTGGAGAAACAACAGCCGCATGATGTGTCAATCCCAAACATCAGATTAACCGTCTCGGCGACCGGTTTAGCCTTTGGCAGTGTTCACCAAGCAAATgcgaatcaaaatcaaatcgcCTGCTTTTACTTTTCTTGCAATTTCAGTTCCAAATCGAATCATCATCAAAGTCAAGCAATTGTCAGAGAAGAGATCCAGAAGAACCTTAGACCAGTTCGTATAGTTGGGCATCAATCAATGGCTAGCAGCTGGAGAAGATCAATTGGAAACGTGAGATCTTTCATCGGTAATTCCATGGGAGGTCTTAGAGGTGGTCAGAGTGCCGCTTCTTGGGTCGTCGCCGGAACTATTGCTTACTTTCTCTGGATTAAGCCAGAACAAGATCTTAAAAAGGAACAAGAG TTATCTCTGGTTTGA
- the CRL1 gene encoding NAD(P)-binding Rossmann-fold superfamily protein (NAD(P)-binding Rossmann-fold superfamily protein; FUNCTIONS IN: coenzyme binding, binding, cinnamoyl-CoA reductase activity, catalytic activity; INVOLVED IN: response to cadmium ion, lignin biosynthetic process; LOCATED IN: cellular_component unknown; EXPRESSED IN: 23 plant structures; EXPRESSED DURING: 13 growth stages; CONTAINS InterPro DOMAIN/s: NAD-dependent epimerase/dehydratase (InterPro:IPR001509), NAD(P)-binding domain (InterPro:IPR016040); BEST Arabidopsis thaliana protein match is: NAD(P)-binding Rossmann-fold superfamily protein (TAIR:AT2G33600.1); Has 13062 Blast hits to 13044 proteins in 1974 species: Archae - 275; Bacteria - 5592; Metazoa - 467; Fungi - 894; Plants - 2514; Viruses - 60; Other Eukaryotes - 3260 (source: NCBI BLink).): MADVHKGKVCVTGAGGFLGSWVVDLLLSKDYFVHGTVRDPDNEKYAHLKKLEKAGDKLKLFKADLLDYGSLQSAIAGCSGVFHVACPVPPASVPNPEVELIAPAVDGTLNVLKACIEANVKRVVYVSSVAAAFMNPMWSKNQVLDEACWSDQEYCKKTENWYCLAKTRAESEAFEFAKRTGLHLVSVCPTLVLGPILQQNTVNASSLVLLKLLKEGFETRDNQERHLVDVRDVAQALLLVYEKAEAEGRYICTSHTVKEEIVVEKLKSFYPHYNYPKKYIDAEDRVKVSSEKLQKLGWTYRPLEETLVDSVESYRKAKLVD, encoded by the exons ATGGCTGATGTTCACAAAGGAAAGGTTTGTGTAACCGGTGCCGGAGGGTTTTTGGGTTCGTGGGTCgtcgatcttcttctctctaagGATTACTTCGTCCATGGCACTGTCAGAGACCCTG ATAATGAAAAGTATGCTCATTTGAAGAAGCTCGAGAAAGCTGGTGACAAACTCAAGCTCTTCAAGGCTGATTTGTTGGACTACGGCTCTCTTCAATCTGCTATTGCAGGTTGCAGCGGAGTCTTCCATGTCGCTTGCCCGGTTCCACCAGCTTCAGTCCCTAATCCTGAG GTAGAATTGATCGCACCTGCTGTGGATGGCACGCTGAATGTGCTTAAGGCATGCATTGAAGCGAATGTTAAGCGTGTTGTGTATGTTTCCTCTGTAGCTGCGGCTTTCATGAACCCTATGTGGTCAAAGAATCAAGTATTAGATGAGGCATGTTGGTCTGACCAGGAATACTGCAAGAAAACTGAG AATTGGTATTGTCTGGCAAAGACACGAGCAGAGAGTGAAGCTTTTGAATTTGCAAAACGAACCGGACTTCATCTCGTCAGTGTTTGCCCTACCCTTGTTTTGGGACCTATACTGCAGCAGAACACAGTAAATGCTAGTAGCCTGGTTCTTCTTAAGCTTCTTAAAG AGGGTTTTGAAACACGTGATAACCAAGAACGTCATTTGGTAGATGTGCGTGATGTAGCTCAAGCTTTACTCTTGGTTTATGAGAAAGCAGAAGCTGAAGGAAGATACATATGTACATCCCACACGgttaaagaagagattgtGGTTGAGAAGCTGAAGAGTTTTTATCCACATTACAACTACCCAAAGAA ATACATTGATGCGGAAGATAGAGTGAAGGTGAGTTCAGAGAAATTGCAGAAGTTGGGTTGGACTTACCGGCCGTTGGAGGAAACACTTGTGGATTCTGTTGAGAGCTACCGGAAAGCTAAGCTTGTGGACTGA
- the BUBR1 gene encoding BUB1-related (BUB1: budding uninhibited by benzymidazol 1) (BUB1-related (BUB1: budding uninhibited by benzymidazol 1) (BUBR1); CONTAINS InterPro DOMAIN/s: Mitotic checkpoint serine/threonine protein kinase, Bub1 (InterPro:IPR015661), Mad3/BUB1 homology region 1 (InterPro:IPR013212); BEST Arabidopsis thaliana protein match is: Mad3/BUB1 homology region 1 (TAIR:AT5G05510.1); Has 500 Blast hits to 498 proteins in 165 species: Archae - 0; Bacteria - 0; Metazoa - 213; Fungi - 157; Plants - 105; Viruses - 0; Other Eukaryotes - 25 (source: NCBI BLink).), whose product MAAETKVQVSDPEAEFLNSKQETGYEWELFKENVRPLKRGRNVGILNHALKSHSDHQLRKNLIEKRRNLIEAIDEYEGDDPLSPWIECIKWVQEAFPPGGECSGLLVIYEQCVRKFWHSERYKDDLRYLKVWLEYAEHCADAEVIYKFLEVNEIGKTHAVYYIAYALHIEFKNKVKTANEIFNLGISRDAKPVEKLNDAYKKFMVRTMRRSNTADEEPKENNDLPSRSFGTLLSRGDNNARRQALGSSNPQAKKLKPNQSSKTPFAIYADAVSDTTSGNQPESDKSRPEFGSWLMLGGRAERNKENNSLPRKWASFKVPQKPIVRTVAAASASTFEVFVDEEECTEEEEEKKKNDETISSSSNVLPLNGGREIKKETELLRQNPLRHFPPNSFLR is encoded by the exons ATGGCAGCCGAAACGAAGGTTCAGGTTTCAGATCCAGAGGCAGAGTTTCTTAATTCGAAGCAGGAGACTGGATACGAGTGGGAGCTTTTCAAGGAGAACGTCCGGCCATTGAAGAGAGGTCGCAATGTTGGTATTCTCAACCACGCTCTCAAATCTCACTCTGACCACCAATTGAGAAAGAATCTCATCGAGAAACGCAG GAATTTGATTGAAGCCATTGATGAGTATGAAGGAGATGACCCTTTATCTCCATGGATAGA GTGTATAAAATGGGTACAAGAGGCTTTTCCACCAGGAGGAGAATGTTCAGGACTGTTAGTGATATATGAGCAATGTGTTCGTAAATTTTGGCACTCTGAACGTTACAAGGATGATCTTCGTTATCTTAAAGTCTGGTTGGAATAT GCGGAGCATTGCGCTGATGCGGAAGTGATTTACAAGTTTTTGGAGGTCAATGAGATTGGAAAGACACATGCTGTCTACTATATAGCTTATGCTTTGCACATTGAGTTTAAGAATAAGGTCAAAACTGCTAATGAGATCTTCAATCTTGGAATCTCTAG GGATGCAAAGCCAGTGGAAAAGTTGAATGACGCGTACAAGAAGTTTATGGTGAGAACGATGAGAAGGTCCAACACAGCTGATGAA GAACCAAAGGAGAATAATGACTTACCGTCAAGAAGCTTTGGCACTTTATTGTCCAGGGGAGATAATA ATGCAAGAAGGCAGGCGTTAGGAAGTTCTAACCCACAAGCCAAAAAGCTAAAGCCAAATCA ATCATCCAAGACACCTTTTGCTATCTACGCAGATGCAGTTTCAGACACCACATCAGGGAATCAACCAGAGTCAGACAAGTCAAGACCAGAGTTTGGTAGTTGGCTCATGCTTGGAGGCAGAGCAGAgaggaacaaagaaaacaattctTTACCTAGAAAATGGGCATCATTCAAG GTTCCTCAGAAACCCATTGTGAGAACTGTTGCAGCAGCATCTGCTTCCACCTTTGAGGTTTTtgtcgatgaagaagaatgtaCAGA agaggaagaagaaaagaagaagaatgatgaaactatctcatcatcatcaaacgtTCTGCCCCTTAATGGCGGCCGTGAGATAAAAAA AGAAACAGAGCTGCTACGACAGAACCCTTTAAGACATTTCCCACCCAACAGCTTCCTACGATGA